One region of Caldimonas thermodepolymerans genomic DNA includes:
- a CDS encoding retropepsin-like aspartic protease family protein produces the protein MKQVWRTMVVSLGAFALLPAAASTVALTGSFGNKALLMINGTPRTVAVGATVDGVRLVSLANGQAVVEIDGQRQTLVLGGSQVSVGGPGPAGGSRIVLKAGSGGHFVTDGQINGRTVRFLVDTGATSVSMSVRDAERLGIDYRSGRPVQMNTANGVVQGYVVLLSSVRVGDVEVHNVQGVVAPREMPYILLGNSFLSRFQLRQENDQLTLDRRF, from the coding sequence GTGAAGCAGGTGTGGCGCACGATGGTGGTCTCCCTCGGGGCGTTCGCCCTGCTGCCGGCCGCGGCCAGCACGGTCGCGCTGACCGGCAGCTTCGGCAACAAGGCGCTGCTGATGATCAACGGCACGCCGCGCACCGTCGCTGTCGGCGCCACCGTCGACGGCGTACGCCTGGTCAGCCTCGCCAACGGCCAGGCCGTGGTCGAGATCGACGGACAGCGCCAGACCCTGGTGCTGGGGGGCTCGCAGGTCAGCGTCGGCGGCCCGGGGCCCGCGGGCGGCTCGCGCATCGTGCTCAAGGCCGGCAGCGGCGGCCATTTCGTCACCGACGGCCAGATCAACGGCCGCACGGTGCGCTTCCTGGTCGACACCGGTGCCACCAGCGTCTCGATGTCGGTGCGCGACGCCGAGCGCCTGGGCATCGACTACCGCTCGGGCCGCCCGGTGCAGATGAACACCGCCAACGGCGTGGTGCAGGGCTACGTCGTGCTGCTGTCCTCGGTGCGCGTCGGCGACGTCGAGGTGCACAACGTGCAGGGCGTGGTCGCGCCGCGCGAGATGCCCTACATCCTGCTCGGCAACAGCTTCCTCAGCCGCTTCCAGCTGCGCCAGGAAAACGACCAGCTCACCCTGGACCGGCGCTTCTGA
- a CDS encoding YajQ family cyclic di-GMP-binding protein has translation MPSFDTVLEPNMVEVRNAVDQSNKEIGTRFDFKGSDARVEQKDKELTLYADSEFQLGQARDVLTAKMTKRQVDVRFLDFGKIEKIGGDKVKQGVKVKAGIESDLAKKIQKLVKDSKLKVQATIQGDTVRVSGNKRDDLQAVIALLRKEVTEVPLSFTNFRD, from the coding sequence ATGCCCAGTTTCGACACCGTCCTCGAGCCCAACATGGTCGAAGTCCGCAATGCGGTCGACCAGAGCAACAAGGAGATCGGCACCCGCTTCGACTTCAAGGGCTCGGACGCGCGCGTCGAGCAGAAGGACAAGGAGCTCACGCTCTATGCGGACAGCGAGTTCCAGCTGGGTCAGGCGCGCGACGTGCTGACCGCCAAGATGACCAAGCGCCAGGTCGACGTGCGATTCCTCGACTTCGGCAAGATCGAGAAGATCGGCGGCGACAAGGTCAAGCAGGGCGTGAAGGTCAAGGCCGGCATCGAGTCCGACCTGGCCAAGAAGATCCAGAAGCTGGTCAAGGACAGCAAGCTCAAGGTGCAGGCCACGATCCAGGGCGACACGGTGCGCGTCAGCGGCAACAAGCGCGACGACCTGCAGGCGGTGATCGCCCTGCTGCGCAAGGAAGTGACGGAAGTTCCGTTGTCGTTCACCAACTTCCGCGACTGA
- the murB gene encoding UDP-N-acetylmuramate dehydrogenase: MQIETGVSLKPYNTFGLPAVAQTLVRITSDADVRRVLDHPELGRAPKFVLGGGSNIVLTRDVSQVVLKVEVKGRRIVEEREDAWIVEAGAGENWHEFVTWTLEQGLPGLENLALVPGTVGAAPVQNIGAYGVELKDRCHEVDAVDLVTGRSVTLDAAQCRFGYRDSIFKHELAGKSLITRVRFRLPKPWQPVLGYLDLERKIAETGITAPDARQVHDWICDIRRNKLPDPQVIGNAGSFFKNPVVTQEQCRDIIGRDPEIVHYPMPDGSFKLAAGWLIDACGWKGKSIGRAGVYEKQALVLVNRGGAIGAEVVTLARAIQESVYGRFGIRLEPEPVVV; the protein is encoded by the coding sequence ATGCAAATCGAGACGGGCGTCAGCCTGAAACCCTACAACACCTTCGGCCTGCCCGCAGTGGCACAGACCCTGGTGCGCATCACGAGCGATGCGGATGTCCGGCGCGTGCTGGACCATCCGGAGCTCGGCCGTGCGCCGAAGTTCGTGCTCGGTGGCGGCAGCAACATCGTGCTGACGCGCGACGTCAGCCAGGTGGTGCTGAAGGTGGAGGTGAAAGGGCGGCGCATCGTCGAGGAACGCGAGGACGCCTGGATCGTCGAGGCCGGCGCCGGCGAGAACTGGCACGAGTTCGTCACCTGGACCCTGGAGCAGGGCCTGCCGGGGCTGGAGAACCTGGCGCTGGTGCCGGGCACGGTGGGTGCCGCGCCGGTGCAGAACATCGGCGCCTACGGCGTGGAGCTCAAGGACCGCTGCCACGAGGTCGATGCGGTCGACCTGGTCACCGGGCGCAGCGTCACGCTGGATGCGGCGCAGTGCCGCTTCGGTTACCGCGACAGCATCTTCAAGCACGAGCTGGCCGGCAAGAGCCTGATCACGCGGGTGCGTTTCCGCCTGCCCAAGCCGTGGCAGCCGGTGCTGGGTTACCTCGACCTGGAGCGCAAGATCGCCGAGACCGGCATCACCGCGCCCGACGCGCGGCAGGTCCACGACTGGATCTGTGACATCCGTCGCAACAAGCTGCCGGACCCGCAGGTGATCGGCAACGCCGGCAGCTTCTTCAAGAACCCGGTGGTCACGCAGGAACAGTGCCGCGACATCATCGGCCGCGATCCGGAGATCGTGCATTACCCGATGCCCGACGGCAGCTTCAAGCTGGCCGCGGGCTGGCTGATCGACGCGTGCGGCTGGAAGGGCAAGTCCATCGGGCGGGCCGGCGTCTACGAGAAGCAGGCCCTGGTGCTGGTCAACCGGGGCGGCGCGATCGGCGCCGAGGTCGTCACGCTGGCGCGCGCGATCCAGGAAAGCGTCTACGGCCGCTTCGGCATCCGGCTCGAACCGGAGCCGGTGGTGGTCTGA
- a CDS encoding CsgG/HfaB family protein has product MKALTIMTVPVAALALAGCMATNPTMGSGEAKTAVTGATAGASAENANPALERCNETMGTVALVEDQGASWYHQARSHQLQSTIPVLRMLVQQSNCFVVVERGRAMNNMRQERALQDSGELRKGSNFGKGQMVAADYTMSPSITFSQKGTGGLGGLLGGRLGSIGAVLGGSMKFNDASTVLTLVDNRSGVQLAAAEGSARNTDFSAVLGALGGGIGGLGGYGNTPEGKVVVAAFADSYNQLVRAVRNYRAQEVKGGLGTGGRLKVGK; this is encoded by the coding sequence ATGAAAGCACTGACCATCATGACGGTCCCGGTGGCGGCACTGGCCCTGGCCGGGTGCATGGCGACCAACCCCACCATGGGCAGCGGCGAGGCCAAGACGGCCGTCACCGGTGCCACTGCCGGGGCGAGCGCCGAGAACGCCAACCCGGCGCTGGAGCGTTGCAACGAGACGATGGGCACCGTGGCGCTGGTGGAGGACCAGGGGGCGTCGTGGTACCACCAGGCGCGCAGCCACCAGCTGCAGTCCACCATTCCCGTGCTGCGCATGCTGGTGCAGCAGTCCAACTGCTTCGTGGTCGTCGAGCGCGGCCGCGCGATGAACAACATGCGCCAGGAGCGCGCGCTGCAGGACAGCGGCGAGCTGCGCAAGGGCAGCAACTTCGGCAAGGGCCAGATGGTGGCGGCCGACTACACGATGAGCCCCAGCATCACGTTCAGCCAGAAGGGCACCGGCGGCCTGGGCGGCCTGCTCGGCGGACGGCTGGGCAGCATCGGCGCGGTGCTGGGGGGCAGCATGAAGTTCAACGACGCCTCGACCGTGCTGACGTTGGTCGACAACCGCTCCGGCGTGCAGCTGGCCGCGGCCGAGGGCAGTGCCCGCAACACCGACTTCAGCGCGGTGCTGGGTGCGCTGGGCGGCGGCATCGGCGGCCTGGGCGGCTATGGCAACACGCCCGAAGGCAAGGTCGTGGTCGCGGCGTTCGCCGATTCCTACAACCAGCTGGTGCGCGCGGTGCGCAACTACCGTGCGCAGGAAGTCAAGGGCGGGCTGGGGACCGGCGGCCGCCTGAAGGTCGGCAAGTAA
- a CDS encoding pyrimidine/purine nucleoside phosphorylase: MTTVLNNVSVNPQANVYFDGKCISHTVTLADGTRKSVGVILPSTLTFNTGAPEVMETVAGACQIRLAGQTEWTRYAAGQSFDVPANSSFEIKVEGEPYHYICHYG; the protein is encoded by the coding sequence ATGACCACCGTCCTGAACAACGTCTCCGTCAACCCGCAGGCCAACGTCTACTTCGACGGCAAGTGCATCTCCCACACCGTCACGCTGGCCGACGGCACGCGCAAGAGCGTCGGCGTGATCCTGCCCTCGACGCTGACCTTCAACACCGGCGCCCCCGAAGTGATGGAGACCGTGGCCGGCGCCTGCCAGATCCGGCTGGCCGGCCAGACCGAATGGACCCGCTACGCCGCCGGCCAGTCCTTCGACGTGCCGGCCAACTCGAGCTTCGAGATCAAGGTCGAGGGGGAGCCGTACCACTACATCTGTCATTACGGTTGA
- the argG gene encoding argininosuccinate synthase, which produces MATILQSLPTGQKVGIAFSGGLDTSAALHWMRKKGAIPYAYTANLGQPDEPDYEDIPRRALQYGAEKARLIDCRAQLAAEGIAALQCGAFHISTAGVTYFNTTPLGRAVTGTMLVAAMKEDDVHIWGDGSTFKGNDIERFYRYGLIANPSLRIYKPWLDQAFIDELGGRAEMSAFLQASGFEYKMSAEKAYSTDSNMLGATHEAKDLEHLNSSIRIVQPIMGVPFWREDVEVKPEEVTVRFEEGVPVALNGVEYRNLVDLILEANRIGGRHGLGMSDQIENRIIEAKSRGIYEAPGMALLFIAYERLVTGIHNEDTIEQYRINGLRLGRLLYQGRWFDPQAIMLRETAQRWVARAITGEVRIELRRGNDYSLLDTVSPNLTYKPERLTMEKGELSFTPADRIGQLTMRNLDIEDTRGKLQIYSSVGLLTPGEGSSLPQLKHGDGK; this is translated from the coding sequence ATGGCAACCATCCTGCAATCCCTCCCCACCGGCCAGAAGGTCGGCATTGCGTTCTCCGGCGGCCTGGACACCAGCGCCGCGCTCCACTGGATGCGCAAGAAGGGGGCCATCCCGTACGCCTACACCGCCAACCTGGGGCAGCCGGATGAGCCCGACTACGAGGACATCCCGCGCCGTGCCCTGCAATACGGGGCCGAGAAGGCGCGCCTGATCGACTGCCGCGCCCAGCTGGCCGCCGAAGGCATCGCGGCGCTGCAGTGCGGTGCCTTCCACATCTCGACGGCGGGCGTGACCTACTTCAACACCACGCCGCTGGGCCGCGCCGTCACCGGCACGATGCTGGTGGCCGCGATGAAGGAGGACGACGTCCACATCTGGGGTGACGGTTCGACCTTCAAGGGCAACGACATCGAGCGCTTCTACCGCTACGGCCTGATCGCCAACCCGTCGCTGCGCATCTACAAGCCCTGGCTGGACCAGGCCTTCATCGACGAGCTGGGCGGCCGCGCCGAGATGTCGGCCTTCCTGCAGGCCTCGGGCTTCGAGTACAAGATGTCCGCCGAGAAGGCCTACTCGACCGACTCCAACATGCTGGGGGCGACGCACGAGGCCAAGGACCTGGAGCACCTCAACAGCAGCATCCGCATCGTGCAGCCCATCATGGGCGTGCCGTTCTGGCGCGAGGACGTCGAGGTCAAGCCCGAGGAGGTCACGGTGCGCTTCGAGGAAGGCGTGCCGGTGGCCCTCAACGGCGTCGAGTACCGCAACCTGGTCGACCTGATCCTGGAGGCCAACCGCATCGGCGGCCGCCATGGCCTGGGCATGAGCGACCAGATCGAGAACCGCATCATCGAGGCCAAGAGCCGCGGCATCTACGAGGCCCCGGGGATGGCGCTGCTGTTCATCGCCTACGAGCGCCTGGTGACCGGCATCCACAACGAGGACACCATCGAGCAGTACCGCATCAACGGCCTGCGCCTGGGTCGCCTGCTGTACCAGGGCCGCTGGTTCGACCCGCAGGCCATCATGTTGCGCGAGACCGCGCAGCGCTGGGTGGCGCGCGCGATCACCGGCGAGGTGCGCATCGAGCTGCGCCGTGGCAACGACTACTCGCTGCTGGACACGGTCTCGCCGAACCTGACCTACAAGCCCGAGCGCCTGACGATGGAAAAGGGCGAGCTGAGCTTCACGCCGGCCGACCGCATCGGCCAGCTGACGATGCGCAACCTCGACATCGAGGACACGCGCGGCAAGCTGCAGATCTACAGCTCGGTCGGCCTGCTGACGCCGGGCGAGGGCAGCAGCCTGCCCCAGCTGAAGCACGGCGACGGCAAGTAA